The following nucleotide sequence is from Pseudomonas sessilinigenes.
CTCCAGGGCGGCGCGCAGCTTGGGGTCGGTAATGCCCTCGGCTGTGGCCTGGATGGTTTGCGCCGCGCTGTTCGACAGATCCAGGGTGTGTCCGGTCGCACTACGTTGGACGGTGGGAGGCTGGACCTTGAACAGGATGCGTGTCAGGCGGGCGAACTCTTCGAACTCCTGCAATTGGCGTTGCAAGCGCTTTTGCTGGTAGCGCAGGCGAGTGGCCCAATGACCGTCGGTGACGATCAACAGCAGGCTGCCTTCACGCCAGGAGGCCACATGGCAATGTTCACGAGCAGCCGGCTGGAGTTGGCTTTCCAGTAGGCGCTGCAGGTGTGCCAGGCGCTGGGCGTGGCCCAGTATGGCTTTCAGGGGCTTGGCTTCGCGCAGAAGGACGGCGGGCGGGCGCGCCGCGAGGGGGCGAAATGCCATGATCAGAAACCAGAAGTTACAGAGCGGCCATGGTAGCAGAAAGCGCTCGGGAAACCGGGCTTGGCATTTTTTTCGTCTCGCCGGCGGTTTCCTTGCCTTTTGCTGATCGTGATCAGCAACTTCTGTGGCGAATACACTTGAAGTTCAACGAAAAGCCCTTATTTTAGGTGGGCCCCGTCAAAGCGCTGTGCCAGCATCGTGGAATAACGCCACTTTCCTCACCATCGTTTCCGGGTAGAATGCTCGTTCGCATGCGGCCATGAGGGCTGCTCGGGCGA
It contains:
- a CDS encoding DUF721 domain-containing protein, whose translation is MAFRPLAARPPAVLLREAKPLKAILGHAQRLAHLQRLLESQLQPAAREHCHVASWREGSLLLIVTDGHWATRLRYQQKRLQRQLQEFEEFARLTRILFKVQPPTVQRSATGHTLDLSNSAAQTIQATAEGITDPKLRAALERLASHAKQRD